Below is a window of Streptomyces sp. NBC_00223 DNA.
CAGCAGTCCGGGGCCGGCCCAGCCGTGCAGCACGGCGGCCAGCTTCCAGGCGAGGTTGTGGGCGTCCTGGATGCCGGTGTTCGAGCCGAAGGCGCCCGTGGGCGACATCTCGTGGGCGGAGTCGCCGGCCAGGAAGATCCGGCCGTCGGAGTAACGCTCGGCCACCCGTTCGGCCGCGTGCCAGGGGGCCTTTCCGGTGATCTCGACCTCCAGGTCGGGGACGCCGGTCGCGGTCCGGATGAGCCGTACGCAGCGCTCGTCGGTGAAGTCCTCCAGCGTCTCGCCGTCGTCGGGGCACCAGGGCGCGTGGAAGACCCAGTGCTGCGCGTTGTCCACCGGCAGCAGCGCGCCCGGGCTCTCGGGGTTGGTCAGGTAGCAGACGATGAAGCGCCGGTCGCCGACCGCGTCGGCCAGCCGCTTGGCGGTGAAGGTGACGCTCACGTTGTGGAAGAGGTCGCCGGGCCCGGTCATGGCGATGCCGAGCCCTTCGCGCACCGGGCTGCGCGGACCGTCGGCGGCGACCAGGTAGTCCGCCCGGACCGTACGGGTCTCGCCGGTGTCCCGTGACCTGATCTCGGCCGTGACCCCGTCGGCGTCCTGGGCGCAGGAGACCAGTTCGGTGCCGAAGCGCATGTCGCCGCCGAGATCACGGGCGGCGTCCAGCAGCACCGGCTCCAGGTCGTTCTGGCTGCACAGGCACCAGCCGGAGGGGCTGAGCCGGGACAGGGCCCCGCCCGGGTCGATCTGCCGGAACAGCCACTCCTGTTCCGAGCCGGTCAGCGTGTCGGCCTGCAGGATGCCGTGGTTCTCGGCCAGGACGGAGGCCGCCTCGCGGATCGCGGGCTCCACGCCCGCGGCCCGGAACAGCTCCATCGTGCGGACGTTGTTGCCGCGCCCGCGGGGGTGGTGCGAGGTGCGCGCGTGCCGCTCCACGAGCAGGTGCGGAACGCCCAGGCGGCCGAGGAAGAGCGACGTGGACAGCCCCACCAGGGAGCCGCCGACGATCAGGACGGGCACGCGGTCGTCGGTCTTGTGTGTCATGCGGTGTCTCCAGGGTGAGGGGGCTCGGCGGTCCCGGCCCGGTACGCGGGAGCGGCGGCCGCCGGCTGCTTTCCGGCTGCGTTGCTCCATTCCCTGCCGGGAGCCCGTCGACCGGCGCTTCACCCGCCCGCCGCACGCACCGTGCGCGATCCACGGCGCCGCGTGAGCATCGGTGGTAGCCGGACCCGCCGGCCGCACACGGCTTCCGGCATATGCCGGGGTCCCGCGCCGCGGGCCCCGCGGCCCCGCACTGGAGAGGAACGAACCCCGTGACGACGACTCTGGACGAACGGCACATCCCGCACCCCGACTCCGGGACGACCCGGCTGCGCGTCGTTCTGCTGCTCGACGTGCTCGACGGCAGGCAGGAGAACTTCCTGGCGGCGTACGAGGCGATACGCCACCAGGTGGCCTCGGTGCCGGGCCACCTCAGCGACCAGCTCTGCCAGTCCCTGGGGAACTCCTCGCAGTGGCTGATCACCAGCGAGTGGGAGAACAGCGAACGCTTCCTGGAGTGGGTGGAGAGCGCCGCCCACCGCAAGATGGTCGAGCCGCTGCACGGCTGCGTACGCGACACCACCTCGCTGCGGTTCCTCATCACCCGCGAGACCCCCGAGCCGGGGCCGGACGGGCATGTGACCGGCGGGCACCGGACCCTCGCGGGCACGTCGGCGGCCGGCGGGCCCGGACCGGTGAAGTCCGGTCAGGCCGCACGGACCGCCAAACCCGCCAAGCCCGGTGGTTCCGCGAAGTCCGTCAAGCCGACGGGCGCGCCCAGGTCCGGCAAGCCCGCCGGGGCCGCCAGGCCCGGCCGGCCCGGCAAGGCGGCCACGTCCGCCAAGGCCCGGCCGGTGAACACCCCCGGCGTCGTCGGCCGCGCCCCGCGCAGCGCCGTGCTCGACCCGCTGCCCGCCCCGCCGCTGTGCACCGGCGGGGTCGTACGCCACGCGATCACCTTCACCGTCAAGCCCGGCAGCGAGCAGACCGTGGCCGGGTTCCTGGCCTCCTACCGCTCCCCGCGCTCCCGGGTCGACGCCGACACCCAACTGCGCCGCACCTCGCTCTTCATGTACGGCAACCGGGTGGTCCGGGCCGTCGAGGTGACCGGCGACCTGGGCAACGCGCTGCGGTACGTGGCCGCGCAGCCCGAGATCAGGGCCGTGGAGGAGGCGATCAACCCGTATCTGGAGGAGGTCAGGGACCTCACCGACCCCGCCTCCGCCCGGGCCTTCTTCGCCCGCGCGGCGCTGCCGGCCGTCGAGCACGTCACCGGTACTCCCGGGGCCGGCGAGGACGACGCCCTGATCCGGCACGCGTTCTTCTACCCGGTCCGGCCCGGCCACGGCGCCGAGGCGGCCGGGCTGCTCGCCGAACTGGACGCGGCGGCCGCCGCCGAGGACGGCCAGCCGCTCGCCGGCAGCACGGTCTTCCACCGCGACGACCTGCTGGTCCGCGTCATCGATCTGCGCAAGCCGCACCGCGGTGCCCGGGTGGGCGCCGCCGTGGGCGGGGCCGCCGACGCGCTGAGCCGGCTGCTCGACCTCGACCCGCGGCACGGCAGGGACGGCGGGGACGCCACCGGGCTGTCGTTCGGCGGCCGCACGATGAGCCTCGTCACCGACCGCCGGGCGCAGGACGACGCCTGATCCGCCCGGCCCCTCCCCCGGTCCCGCCCGTACGGCCGTACCGCTCCCCCGCCCGCGCACCCCGGGCCCGTACGCGCTCCCGATGCCGGAGCCGGGCCGCGCGGAGCCGCGACCCGCACCCCCACACCCCCGCCCCGCATCCCCGTAACCCGCACCCGCGTTCGCACCACCGAGTCACACCAAGGAGCCGCCATGACCCAGCCCGCACGCATCGTGCACCTCGACGACACCAGCCCGAACCGGCGGCGCGGCGGCGACCTGCGCGCCGTGCTGACCCCGACGTCCGTGGGCGCCACCAGCGGCTTCATGGGGATGGCGATCATCCGCCCGGGTGAGCGGATCAGCGAGCACTACCACCCGTACTCCGAGGAGTTCGTCTTCGTCGTCAGCGGGTCGCTCGAAGTGGACCTGGACGGCGTGAGCCACCCGCTGCGCCCGGACCACGGACTGCTGATCCCGATCGACGTCCGGCACCGCTTCCGCAACGTGGGCGACACCGAGGCCCGGATGGTCTTCCACCTCGGGCCGCTCGCGCCGCGCCCGGAGCTGGGGCATGTGGACACCGAGGACGCCGAAGACGCTCAGGAGACCGTGGACGCCATGGGTGCCGCCGCGCCCGCGCGGGCCGACGCGGCGGCGCCTCCCGACCCCGCGGGGGCGAGGGCATGACGCGGCGGGTGGCGGTCACCGGACTCGGGGTGGTCGCGCCCGGCGGCATCGGCGTACCCGCCTTCTGGGACCTGCTCACCGCCGGACGGACGGCGACCCGGGGCATCACCCTCTTCGACCCCGAGGGGTTCCGCTCCCGGATCGCCGCCGAGTGCGACTTCGACGCCGCGTCCCACGGACTCGGCCCGAAGCTCGCCGAACGCGCCGACCGCTACGTCCAGTTCGCGCTGGCCGCCGCCCGCGAGGCGATCGGCGACAGCGGCCTGGACCTGGCCGGCCTCGACCCCTGGCGGACGGGTGTCTGCCTGGGTTCCGCGGTCGGCGGCACCACCCGGCTGGAGCGCGACTACGTGGCCGTCAGCCGCTCCGGCAGCCGCTGGGACGTGGTGGCCGAGAAGGCCGGGCCGCATCTGCACCGGGCCTTCTCGCCCAGCGCGCTCGCCTCCGAGGTGGCCGAGGACATCGGCGCCCAGGGCCCGGTGCAGACGGTCTCGACCGGCTGCACCTCCGGGCTCGACGCGGTCGGCCACGCCTTCCACGCCGTCAAGGAGGGCCGGGCCGACCTCGTGGTGGCCGGCGCCTCGGACTCGCCGATCTCGCCCATCACCGTGGCCTGCTTCGACGCGATCAAGGCCACCTCGACCCGCAACGACGACCCGGCGCACGCCTCGCGCCCCTTCGACGCCGACCGCGACGGCTTCGTGCTCGGCGAGGGCTCGGCCGTACTGCTGCTGGAGGAGATGGAGCACGCCCGCCGCCGCGGCGCCCGGATCTACTGCGAGCTGCGCGGCTTCGCCACCTTCGGCAACGCCTACCACATGACCGGACTCACCGCCGAGGGCCGGGAGATGTCCGAGGCGATCGACCACGCCCTGGACGAGGCCCGGCTCGACCGCACCGGGATCGACTACGTCAACGCCCACGGCTCGGGCACCAAGCAGAACGACCGGCACGAGACCGCCGCCGTCAAGCGCTCGCTCGGCGAGCACGCCCGCACGGTGCCGATGAGTTCGATCAAGTCCATGGTCGGCCACTCGCTCGGCGCCATCGGCGCCATCGAACTCGCCGCCTGCGCCCTGGCGTTGACCCACGGCGTGGTCCCGCCGACCGCCAACTACGAGACCCCGGACCCGGACTGCGACCTGGACTACGTGCCCCGCACGGCACGTACCGCCAAGCTGCGGTCGGTGCTGTCGGTCGGCAGCGGATTCGGCGGCTTCCAGTCCGCCGTGGTGCTCGCGCGCGCCGAAGGGAGCACGTCATGACACAGCAGCCCGAACGCGGTTCCGGGCAGAGGCCGCGGAGGTCCGCGGGAAAGTCCGGCAGCCGGCGGGTGGTGGTGA
It encodes the following:
- a CDS encoding SchA/CurD-like domain-containing protein, whose translation is MTTTLDERHIPHPDSGTTRLRVVLLLDVLDGRQENFLAAYEAIRHQVASVPGHLSDQLCQSLGNSSQWLITSEWENSERFLEWVESAAHRKMVEPLHGCVRDTTSLRFLITRETPEPGPDGHVTGGHRTLAGTSAAGGPGPVKSGQAARTAKPAKPGGSAKSVKPTGAPRSGKPAGAARPGRPGKAATSAKARPVNTPGVVGRAPRSAVLDPLPAPPLCTGGVVRHAITFTVKPGSEQTVAGFLASYRSPRSRVDADTQLRRTSLFMYGNRVVRAVEVTGDLGNALRYVAAQPEIRAVEEAINPYLEEVRDLTDPASARAFFARAALPAVEHVTGTPGAGEDDALIRHAFFYPVRPGHGAEAAGLLAELDAAAAAEDGQPLAGSTVFHRDDLLVRVIDLRKPHRGARVGAAVGGAADALSRLLDLDPRHGRDGGDATGLSFGGRTMSLVTDRRAQDDA
- a CDS encoding cupin domain-containing protein: MTQPARIVHLDDTSPNRRRGGDLRAVLTPTSVGATSGFMGMAIIRPGERISEHYHPYSEEFVFVVSGSLEVDLDGVSHPLRPDHGLLIPIDVRHRFRNVGDTEARMVFHLGPLAPRPELGHVDTEDAEDAQETVDAMGAAAPARADAAAPPDPAGARA
- a CDS encoding FAD-dependent oxidoreductase, giving the protein MEQRSRKAAGGRRSRVPGRDRRAPSPWRHRMTHKTDDRVPVLIVGGSLVGLSTSLFLGRLGVPHLLVERHARTSHHPRGRGNNVRTMELFRAAGVEPAIREAASVLAENHGILQADTLTGSEQEWLFRQIDPGGALSRLSPSGWCLCSQNDLEPVLLDAARDLGGDMRFGTELVSCAQDADGVTAEIRSRDTGETRTVRADYLVAADGPRSPVREGLGIAMTGPGDLFHNVSVTFTAKRLADAVGDRRFIVCYLTNPESPGALLPVDNAQHWVFHAPWCPDDGETLEDFTDERCVRLIRTATGVPDLEVEITGKAPWHAAERVAERYSDGRIFLAGDSAHEMSPTGAFGSNTGIQDAHNLAWKLAAVLHGWAGPGLLETYDAERRAVALATGARASSRSAEHRHPGYDVSPGTGRQAGMLAVVLGYRYLTGAVEGAPADGRPVPEDFRPVAEPGGRAPHLWLRRGDERLSALDLYERTPVLVSGPAGGAWHEAGRRAAERTCVPLDRYRVGPGPDHDLVPQDGADWARLHGTGQDGAVLVRPDGFVAWRAEGACPDPEGTLERVLREVFRQD
- a CDS encoding beta-ketoacyl-[acyl-carrier-protein] synthase family protein, which encodes MTRRVAVTGLGVVAPGGIGVPAFWDLLTAGRTATRGITLFDPEGFRSRIAAECDFDAASHGLGPKLAERADRYVQFALAAAREAIGDSGLDLAGLDPWRTGVCLGSAVGGTTRLERDYVAVSRSGSRWDVVAEKAGPHLHRAFSPSALASEVAEDIGAQGPVQTVSTGCTSGLDAVGHAFHAVKEGRADLVVAGASDSPISPITVACFDAIKATSTRNDDPAHASRPFDADRDGFVLGEGSAVLLLEEMEHARRRGARIYCELRGFATFGNAYHMTGLTAEGREMSEAIDHALDEARLDRTGIDYVNAHGSGTKQNDRHETAAVKRSLGEHARTVPMSSIKSMVGHSLGAIGAIELAACALALTHGVVPPTANYETPDPDCDLDYVPRTARTAKLRSVLSVGSGFGGFQSAVVLARAEGSTS